From a single Piliocolobus tephrosceles isolate RC106 chromosome 21, ASM277652v3, whole genome shotgun sequence genomic region:
- the MEGF8 gene encoding multiple epidermal growth factor-like domains protein 8 — protein sequence MALGKALATALALALAVLGSLSPGAQAGDCKGQRQVLREAPGFVTDGAGNYSVNGNCEWLIEAPSPQHRILLDFLFLDTECTYDYLFVYDGDSPQGPLLASLSGSTRPPPIEASSGKMLLHLFSDANYNLLGFNASFRFSLCPGGCRSHGQCQQPGVCACEPGWGGPDCGLQECSAYCGSHGTCASPLGPCRCEPGFLGRACDLHLWENQGAGWWHNVSAGDPAFSARIGAAGAFLSPPGLLAVFGGQDLNNALGDLVLYNFSANTWESWDLSPAPAARHSHVAVAWAGSLVLMGGELADGSLINDVWAFSPLGRGHWELLAPPASSSSGPPGLAGHAAALVDDVWLYVSGGRTQHDLFSSGLFRFRLDSTSGGYWEQVIPAGGRPPAATGHSMVFHAPSRALLVHGGHRPSTARFSVRVNSTELFHVDRRVWTTLKGRDGLQGPRERAFHTASVLGNYMVVYGGNVHTHYQEEKCYEDGIFFYHLGCHQWVSGAELAPPGTPEGRAAPPSGRYSHVAAVLGGSVLLVAGGYSGRPRGDLMAYKVPPFVFQAPAPDYHLDYCSMYTDHSVCSRDPECSWCQGACQAAPPPGTPLGACPAASCLGLGRLLGDCQACLAFSSPTAPPRGPGTLGWCVHNESCLPRPEQARCRGEQISGTVGWWGPAPVFVTSLEACVTQSFLPGLHLLTFQQPPNTSQPDKSLRSRV from the exons ATGGCCCTGGGCAAGGCTCTGGCCACGGCACTGGCTTTGGCCTTGGCCGTGCTGGGGTCGCTGTCCCCTGGGGCCCAGGCGGGGGACTGCAAGGGGCAGCGGCAGGTGTTGCGGGAGGCGCCAGGCTTCGTGACGGATGGTGCTGGCAACTACAGCGTCAATGGCAACTGCGAATGGCTCATCGAGG CCCCAAGCCCCCAGCACCGGATCCTGCTGGACTTCCTTTTCCTGGACACAGAGTGCACGTATGACTACCTGTTTGTGTATGACGGTGACTCCCCGCAAGGGCCGCTGCTTGCCAGTCTGAGTGGGAGCACCCGGCCTCCGCCCATCGAAGCTTCCTCAGGCAAG ATGCTGCTACACCTCTTCAGTGATGCCAACTACAATCTACTGGGCTTTAACGCCTCATTCCGCTTCTCCCTGTGCCCGGGTGGCTGCCGGAGCCACGGGCAGTGCCAGCAGCCGGGTGTGTGTGCTTGTGAGCCGGGCTGGGGGGGTCCTGACTGTGGCCTACAGGAGTGCTCAGCCTACTGTGGCAGCCATGGCACCTGCGCCTCG CCCCTGGGACCATGCCGCTGTGAGCCTGGCTTCTTGGGACGTGCCTGTGACCTGCACCTGTGGGAGAACCAGGGGGCTGGCTGGTGGCACAACGTGAGTGCTGGGGACCCTGCCTTCTCTGCCCGTATTGGAGCAGCTGGCGCCTTCCTGTCCCCACCGGGGCTGCTGGCAGTTTTTGGAG GCCAGGACCTCAACAATGCCCTGGGTGACCTCGTCCTATACAACTTCTCCGCCAACACCTGGGAGTCCTGGGACCTGAGTCCTGCCCCG GCTGCCCGTCACTCCCACGTGGCCGTGGCCTGGGCCGGCTCCCTGGTGCTGATGGGTGGTGAGCTGGCAGATGGCTCGCTCATCAACGACGTATGGGCCTTCAGTCCACTGGGCAGGGGCCACTGGGAGCTCCTGGCACCACCTGCCTCCAGCTCCTCGGGGCCCCCAGGCCTGGCAGGTCATGCGGCTGCCCTGGTGGATGATGTCTGGCTATATGTGTCTGGAGGCCGCACCCAGCACGACCTCTTCTCCTCTGGCCTCTTCCGTTTCCGCCTTGACAGCACCAGCGGGGGCTATTGGGAGCAGGTGATTCCAGCAGGTGGACGGCCCCCTGCTGCCACCGGCCACTCCATGGTATTCCATGCCCCGTCCCGTGCCCTGCTGGTCCATGGTGGACACCGGCCCTCCACTGCCCG GTTCTCTGTGCGAGTGAACTCCACTGAGCTTTTCCATGTGGATCGGCGTGTGTGGACGACGCTGAAGGGGCGGGATGGGCTTCAGGGCCCAAGGGAGAGAGCCTTCCACACAGCCAGCGTTCTGGGCAACTACATGGTGGTCTATG ggGGCAATGTGCACACCCATTACCAGGAGGAAAAGTGCTACgaagatggcatcttcttctacCACCTTGGCTGCCATCAATGGGTGTCAGGAGCTGAGCTTGCCCCGCCAGGAACCCCTGAGG GCCGAGCAGCACCTCCCAGTGGTCGGTACTCACATGTGGCTGCGGTGCTTGGTGGCAGCGTCCTGTTGGTGGCTGGGGGGTACAGCGGCCGTCCTCGTGGGGACTTGATGGCGTACAAGGTGCCCCCCTTTGTGTTCCAGGCACCTGCCCCTGAC TACCACCTGGACTACTGCTCCATGTACACAGACCACAGCGTGTGCTCCCGGGACCCGGAATGCAGTTGGTGCCAAGGAGCCTGCCAAGCTGCACCCCCTCCTGGGACCCCCTTGGGGGCT TGTCCAGCCGCCAGCTGCCTGGGCCTGGGCCGCCTCCTGGGTGACTGCCAGGCCTGCCTGGCCTTCAGTAGCCCCACAGCCCCTCCGCGGGGACCCGGCACCCTGGGCTGGTGCGTGCACAATGAGAGCTGCCTCCCTCGGCCTG AGCAGGCCCGCTGCCGAGGGGAGCAGATCTCAGGCACGGTGGGCTGGTGGGGGCCTGCGCCTGTCTTCGTTACGTCCCTGGAGGCCTGTGTCACCCAGAGCTTCCTGCCTGGCCTGCACCTGCTCACCTTCCAGCAGCCGCCCAACACCTCCCAGCCTGACAAG TCTTTACGTTCAAGGGTCTGA